In Citrobacter sp. RHB25-C09, the following proteins share a genomic window:
- the fliO gene encoding flagellar biosynthetic protein FliO produces the protein MMKTQTTVQHPPAVPGSPLMQVSGALLGIIVLILATAWVIKRLGFATKGTGSRALKVSASTSLGPRERVVIVDVEDARLVLGVTASQINVLHTLPPAPVAAAETTAAPADFQSMMKSLLKRSGRS, from the coding sequence ATGATGAAAACCCAGACCACCGTTCAACACCCCCCTGCCGTTCCGGGGTCGCCGTTAATGCAGGTTAGCGGCGCCTTGCTTGGGATTATCGTATTGATCCTTGCCACGGCCTGGGTGATTAAGCGTCTGGGGTTTGCCACAAAAGGTACCGGTTCGCGGGCACTGAAAGTCTCCGCCAGCACCTCGCTAGGCCCACGCGAGCGCGTGGTGATTGTAGACGTTGAGGATGCGCGTCTGGTACTGGGCGTCACGGCATCACAAATCAATGTGCTACATACCCTGCCGCCCGCCCCTGTTGCAGCCGCCGAGACGACTGCTGCCCCTGCGGATTTTCAGTCCATGATGAAGAGTTTGCTTAAGCGTTCCGGGAGATCCTGA
- the fliR gene encoding flagellar biosynthetic protein FliR yields MLQVTSDQWLQWLNLYFWPLLRVLALISTAPILSERALPKRVKLGLGILITVVIAPGLPAHNVPIFSFGALWMAMQQILIGIALGFTMQFAFAAVRTAGEIIGLQMGLSFATFVDPASHLNMPVLARIIDMLALLLFLTFNGHLWLISLLVDTFHTLPIGGDPVNSNAFLALARAGGLIFINGMMLALPVITMLLTLNLALGLLNRMAPQLSIFVIGFPLTLTVGMALITALMPLIAPFCEHLFGEIFNLLSDIVSEMPVNNSP; encoded by the coding sequence ATGTTACAGGTGACCAGCGATCAATGGCTCCAGTGGCTTAATCTCTATTTTTGGCCGCTGCTGCGCGTGCTGGCGCTGATCTCCACCGCCCCCATACTGAGTGAACGCGCTCTGCCCAAGCGGGTTAAATTGGGGCTGGGAATTCTCATTACCGTGGTGATTGCCCCTGGTTTGCCCGCCCACAACGTGCCGATCTTTTCGTTTGGCGCCTTGTGGATGGCAATGCAGCAAATCCTGATAGGCATCGCGCTGGGATTTACCATGCAGTTTGCCTTTGCCGCTGTGCGTACCGCCGGTGAAATTATCGGTTTACAGATGGGGCTTTCTTTCGCGACGTTTGTCGACCCCGCCAGCCATCTCAACATGCCGGTACTTGCACGTATCATCGATATGCTGGCCCTACTGTTATTCCTGACGTTCAACGGGCATTTGTGGTTAATTTCACTATTAGTGGATACCTTTCATACCCTGCCCATCGGCGGCGATCCGGTAAACAGCAATGCGTTTTTGGCACTGGCCAGGGCGGGTGGACTTATCTTCATCAATGGAATGATGCTGGCGTTACCCGTGATCACGATGCTGCTCACGCTGAACCTGGCGTTAGGATTACTAAATCGTATGGCTCCGCAATTATCCATCTTCGTGATTGGCTTCCCGTTAACCCTGACCGTCGGCATGGCGTTAATCACAGCATTAATGCCATTAATTGCCCCATTCTGCGAACATCTTTTTGGCGAAATTTTCAATCTGTTATCTGATATTGTCAGTGAAATGCCTGTTAATAATAGTCCTTAA
- the fliL gene encoding flagellar basal body-associated protein FliL, which yields MTDSAIRKKSKRSIWIPLLVIITLAACATAGYSYWRMQKHSSQAVSEQPPPPPAPVFFALDTFTVNLGDADRVLYIGITLRLKDEATRNRLNDYLPEVRSRLLLLFSRQDASVLATEDGKQKLIAAIKDTLMPPLVVGQPKQDVTDVLYTAFILR from the coding sequence TCCGCGATTAGGAAAAAGAGCAAGCGCTCAATTTGGATCCCGCTGCTGGTAATAATTACCCTCGCCGCCTGCGCCACCGCAGGGTATAGCTACTGGCGCATGCAGAAACATTCCAGCCAGGCCGTCAGTGAACAGCCGCCTCCTCCACCGGCGCCGGTGTTCTTCGCCCTGGATACGTTTACCGTCAATCTCGGTGATGCGGATCGCGTTCTGTATATCGGCATTACGCTGCGCCTGAAAGATGAAGCGACGCGTAACCGTCTTAACGATTACCTGCCAGAAGTCCGTAGCCGTCTGTTGTTACTGTTTTCACGCCAGGATGCCAGCGTGCTGGCGACCGAAGACGGCAAACAAAAGCTGATCGCAGCGATTAAAGACACGCTTATGCCGCCACTTGTTGTCGGACAACCTAAGCAGGACGTGACTGACGTGCTGTATACAGCTTTCATTCTGCGGTAA
- the rcsA gene encoding transcriptional regulator RcsA has protein sequence MSTIIMDLCSYTRLGLTGYLVSRGVKKREINDIETVDELDIACSAHRPSVVFINEDCFIHDPADSQHIKQIINQHPNTLFIVFMAIANVHFDEYLLVRKNLLISSKSIKPESLDTLLGDILKKEADSVSVINLPTLSLSRTESSMLRMWMEGQGTIQISDQMNIKAKTVSSHKGNIKRKIKTHNKQVIYHVVRLTDNVTNGIFVNMR, from the coding sequence ATGTCAACGATTATTATGGATCTATGCAGTTACACCCGGTTGGGTTTGACCGGGTATCTGGTTAGCAGAGGGGTGAAGAAAAGGGAAATCAACGACATCGAAACCGTTGATGAACTCGACATCGCTTGCAGCGCCCACCGACCTTCAGTGGTGTTTATTAATGAAGACTGTTTTATCCATGATCCTGCCGACAGTCAGCATATTAAGCAAATCATTAATCAACATCCCAATACGTTATTTATTGTGTTTATGGCTATTGCCAACGTTCATTTTGATGAATATTTATTGGTCAGAAAAAACTTACTGATTAGTTCTAAATCAATAAAACCAGAATCATTGGATACTTTACTTGGGGATATTCTGAAAAAAGAGGCCGATAGCGTCAGTGTAATAAATTTGCCAACGCTGTCATTAAGCCGTACAGAATCCAGTATGTTGCGTATGTGGATGGAGGGTCAGGGAACGATTCAAATATCCGATCAAATGAACATTAAAGCGAAGACGGTTTCATCTCATAAAGGGAATATAAAACGAAAGATAAAAACGCATAATAAACAGGTTATTTATCATGTTGTTCGGCTGACGGATAATGTAACCAATGGCATTTTTGTCAATATGAGATGA
- the fliN gene encoding flagellar motor switch protein FliN, which translates to MSDINNPSDDNAGALDDLWADALNEQKAIPGKSAADAVFQQLGVSDVSGTLQDIDLIMDIPVKLTVELGRTRMTIKELLRLTQGSVVALDGLAGEPLDILINGYLIAQGEVVVVADKYGVRITDIITPSERMRRLSR; encoded by the coding sequence ATGAGTGACATTAATAATCCGTCTGATGACAACGCTGGCGCATTGGACGATCTGTGGGCTGACGCGTTAAACGAGCAAAAAGCGATCCCTGGCAAAAGTGCCGCCGATGCGGTTTTTCAACAGCTTGGCGTGAGTGATGTGAGTGGAACGCTGCAGGATATCGACCTGATCATGGATATCCCGGTCAAGCTGACCGTGGAATTGGGCCGTACGCGTATGACCATCAAAGAACTGCTGCGCCTGACGCAAGGTTCCGTCGTGGCGCTGGATGGTCTCGCAGGCGAGCCACTGGATATCCTGATCAACGGTTATCTGATTGCCCAGGGTGAAGTCGTGGTCGTAGCCGATAAATACGGCGTGCGTATTACCGATATCATCACGCCGTCTGAGCGTATGCGCCGCCTGAGCCGTTAA
- the fliQ gene encoding flagellar biosynthesis protein FliQ, which translates to MTPESVMMMGTEAMKVALSLAAPLLLVALITGLIISILQAATQINEMTLSFIPKIIAVFVAIIVAGPWMLNMLLDYVRTLFTNLPYIIG; encoded by the coding sequence ATGACACCTGAATCGGTCATGATGATGGGCACAGAGGCGATGAAAGTGGCCCTGTCCCTTGCCGCTCCTCTGCTACTGGTCGCGCTGATAACCGGCCTTATCATCAGCATCTTGCAGGCCGCCACGCAGATCAACGAGATGACGCTCTCTTTCATCCCGAAAATCATCGCGGTATTTGTGGCCATTATCGTTGCCGGCCCGTGGATGTTGAATATGCTTTTGGACTACGTCCGGACGTTATTCACCAACCTGCCGTACATCATCGGGTAA
- the fliP gene encoding flagellar type III secretion system pore protein FliP (The bacterial flagellar biogenesis protein FliP forms a type III secretion system (T3SS)-type pore required for flagellar assembly.) produces the protein MRRLLSLTLFGLWLISPSALAQLPGLVTQPLPGGGQSWSLPVQTLVFITSLTFIPAILLMMTSFTRIIIVFGLLRNAMGTPSAPPNQVLLGLALFLTFFIMSPVIDKIYVEAYQPFSEEKISMQEALEKGAQPLREFMLRQTREADLGLFARLANSGPLQGPEAVPMRILLPAYVTSELKTAFQIGFTIFIPFLIIDLVIASVLMALGMMMVPPATIALPFKLMLFVLVDGWQLLVGSLAQSFYS, from the coding sequence ATGCGCCGTTTATTATCCCTTACGCTTTTCGGTTTATGGCTGATTAGCCCTTCTGCATTAGCACAGCTTCCCGGTCTGGTCACGCAGCCGCTACCCGGCGGCGGACAGAGCTGGTCGCTGCCGGTACAGACGCTGGTCTTTATTACCTCTCTGACGTTTATTCCAGCGATTCTGCTGATGATGACCAGTTTTACCCGCATCATCATTGTGTTTGGCCTGCTGCGTAACGCCATGGGTACGCCTTCTGCGCCGCCAAACCAGGTGCTACTTGGACTGGCGCTGTTTTTAACTTTTTTCATCATGTCGCCGGTCATCGATAAAATCTACGTTGAAGCGTATCAACCCTTCAGCGAAGAGAAAATCTCAATGCAGGAAGCGCTGGAGAAAGGTGCGCAGCCCCTGCGAGAGTTTATGTTACGTCAGACTCGTGAAGCGGATCTCGGGCTGTTTGCGCGTCTGGCGAACAGCGGTCCGTTACAGGGACCAGAAGCCGTGCCAATGCGCATTCTCCTGCCCGCTTATGTAACCAGCGAATTGAAAACCGCCTTCCAGATTGGTTTTACGATTTTCATTCCTTTTTTGATCATCGATCTGGTGATCGCCAGCGTACTGATGGCACTTGGTATGATGATGGTCCCTCCCGCAACTATCGCGCTCCCCTTCAAGCTGATGCTGTTTGTGCTGGTCGATGGCTGGCAGCTTTTAGTGGGTTCCCTTGCGCAAAGTTTTTACAGTTAG
- the fliM gene encoding flagellar motor switch protein FliM: MGDSILSQAEIDALLNGDSDTKDEPIPGTGGDSDIRPYDPNTQRRVVRERLQALEIINERFARQFRMGLFNLLRRSPDITVGAIRIQPYHEFARNLPVPTNLNLIHLKPLRGTGLVVFSPSLVFIAVDNLFGGDGRFPTKVEGREFTHTEQRVINRMLKLALEGYSDAWKAIHPLDVEYVRSEMQVKFTNITTSPNDIVVNTPFHVEIGNLTGEFNICLPFSMIEPLRELLVNPPLENSRNEDQNWRDNLVRQVQHSELELVANFADIPLRLSQILKLQPGDVLPIEKPDRIIAHVDGVPVLTSQYGTVNGQYALRVEHLINPILNSLNEEQPNE, translated from the coding sequence ATGGGCGATAGTATTCTTTCTCAGGCTGAAATCGATGCGCTGCTCAACGGTGACAGCGATACCAAAGACGAACCGATTCCCGGTACCGGGGGCGACAGTGACATTCGCCCCTACGATCCCAATACCCAACGTCGCGTAGTCCGTGAACGTTTACAGGCGCTGGAGATCATCAACGAACGTTTCGCACGTCAGTTCCGTATGGGGCTGTTTAACCTGCTCAGACGGAGTCCGGATATTACGGTTGGTGCCATCCGCATTCAGCCATATCACGAATTTGCGCGTAACCTGCCGGTTCCGACTAACCTGAACTTGATCCACCTGAAACCACTTCGCGGCACCGGTCTGGTGGTGTTTTCGCCGAGTCTGGTGTTTATCGCCGTTGATAACCTGTTTGGTGGCGACGGACGTTTTCCAACCAAAGTGGAAGGTCGTGAGTTTACCCATACCGAACAGCGCGTCATTAACCGCATGCTGAAGCTGGCCCTTGAAGGCTACAGCGACGCATGGAAGGCTATCCACCCGCTGGATGTTGAATATGTTCGTTCGGAAATGCAGGTGAAGTTTACCAACATCACGACGTCACCGAACGACATCGTGGTTAATACGCCGTTCCACGTTGAGATTGGTAACCTGACCGGCGAGTTTAATATCTGTCTGCCGTTCAGCATGATCGAGCCGCTGCGTGAACTGCTGGTTAACCCGCCGCTGGAAAACTCCCGCAATGAAGACCAGAACTGGCGTGACAATCTGGTGCGGCAGGTACAGCACTCTGAACTGGAACTGGTGGCAAATTTTGCCGACATTCCGCTACGTCTTTCTCAAATATTAAAACTGCAACCCGGCGACGTACTGCCGATTGAAAAACCAGACCGCATTATTGCTCATGTGGACGGTGTGCCTGTGCTGACCAGCCAATATGGCACCGTTAACGGTCAGTACGCGCTGCGCGTAGAACATTTGATAAACCCGATATTGAATTCGCTGAATGAGGAACAGCCCAATGAGTGA